Proteins encoded within one genomic window of Pongo pygmaeus isolate AG05252 chromosome 18, NHGRI_mPonPyg2-v2.0_pri, whole genome shotgun sequence:
- the LOC129016089 gene encoding metallothionein-2: MDPNCSCAAGDSCTCAGSCKCKECKCTSCKKSCCSCCPVGCAKCAQGCICKGASDKCSCCA, encoded by the exons ATGGATCCCAACTGCTCCTGCGCCGCCG GTGACTCCTGCACCTGCGCCGGCTCCTGCAAATGCAAAGAGTGCAAGTGCACCTCCTGCAAGAAAA gctgctgctcctgctgccctgtgggcTGTGCCAAGTGTGCCCAGGGCTGCATCTGCAAAGGGGCGTCGGACAAGTGCAGCTGCTGCGCCTGA